The DNA segment ACTACGTGGCCATGGACATCAAGACATGCAAAGAACGGTACCCGCAGGTTGCCGGGGTACCGTCCATTGACATGGGAAAAATTGAGGAAAGCGTCGATTTTCTAAAACAGGGGACTGTGCCCTACGAATTCCGCACAACCGTCGTGCGGGAGCTCCACTCCGCCGCCGATTTTGAAAAGATCGGGCCGTGGATCGAGGGCTGCCCCTCCTACTATCTGCAAAACTTTGTGGATTCCGGCAATGTCCTGAACCCGGTTTATACAAGCTATGGGAAAGAAGAGCTGCTTTCCTTTCTGGAAATTGTCCGGCCGTTTGTCGGCCATGCAGAGCTTCGCGGCATTGATTACTAACCTTATCCCATTCTCACATCCGTGTACCAGTATCCGAAACGGCCGTCATTTGGCGGCTGTTTTTTTGACAGCACAAAGTTCGGGAAGCCAAACATGGAAGCCATGTATTTTTCATTGCTGTAATAATGGCCGGGCACGCCTAAAAGATAGCGCGGCCGTCCTTTGGAATTTCCGAGGCGCACTAAAATCAGGTAGCGGAAGCTGTAATAGCCGTGGAGAAGAAAGCTGTTGTTGCCGTAAACCCAGGTTTCCCTCGGGAGCCGGCCGATGTCCTGGGGACGGATTGTCAGGATTTCGCAGCCGTCGTCATAGTCGAAGGGCTGGATTTTCGGATAGCTTTTTCTGAGCTCCTGCCACAGCTTTTCCGGGCTGGCCGCCGTTTCCTCCGTATCCCGGAGGTATTTGAGCACTTCTTCATTTTCCAGTTCCGGCGAAACCATTGTCTCTTCCGGCGCACGGCTTTCTTCCCCGGCCGTGTCCGGCGAAGTTTCTTCCGCGGGTGCAGCCTGTGCCATATTCTCTGTAACCACAGAATTTCCCTCAGCGCGTGCCGCAGACGGCGGGAACTGGCTTTCCGGCATCTGCGTCTGTGCCTGCGCTGGAGCCGTCTGTCCCGAAAAATTGGGGTCAATGGCGGCACTGTTCCCGCCCTGTGGAACGCTTTTGGGGTCAGCGCCTGCGCCGGGGACCGGCGCGGCTTCTTCCGAGCGGATCCCGACGGAAGGGGCAGATACCGAACTGTTTTCAGTACGCACGGAAGAACCGCCGGTTCCTGCCGTCTCTGGTACGGTTTTTGCTTCAGCCGCAGGCGGGGCCGTCTCCGGCATTCCGCCTGTTCTGTCCGGGGCAGCCATAGCGGCTGACGGCGTATGTCCGCCTCCCACATCGCCGCCAACTCCGACGGCAGAGGGAGCAGCACCGCCGACCGGTGTACCGTCTGCTCCGACGGAAGAGGGAACTGCACTTCCGCCCGGTGTACTGCCAGCTCCATCGTAAGTCGGCACCGCAGCTTCCCCCAGGTTCCTGCCCGCTCCAACGGCTGGCATCACCGCAGCTTCCCGCAGATTTCCGCCCATTCCACTGGCTGACGAAGCCGCATCCCCGTTCTGGATCCCGGCCGGCTGTTCCGGCGCTGTCTGGCTTCCGGCGCTGTCTGCTGCTCCCGTCTGTCCCTGCCGTTCGGCCGCCGGCCGGCCGGCAAAATTCTGCGGCTGGCCGTTCATGAAATGGTTCAGAAAAGACAGGCCGGCCGGAAATCCCGGCTGCCGCATCTGCCTGCCAAAGCCGCCGGGAGGCGTCCCGGGCTGCTGATTTCTCCAGGGAAATGGCTGCTGCTGGGACAGGGGCGCCGCCGGTATCTCCGTTCCCGGCAGCTCCTCATCCGCCATGCCGGAAACCAGCTCCGGGCCGCGGCCCGAAAACATGCCCGACGGCGCCGCTGGCATCTTTCCCTGTTGGGAAAACGTCCGTCCGGGAAAATTTACGATTACATTCCCATCTCCGCTTCCGCGCCCGGGCTGGCGTTCAAAGCCTCCCGGCGGATATTCTTCCATGGCTGGCGTCCCGCTCTCGGGATATTTTACCGCAAGCCCTACCTCGGCTGCATGGGCCCTCAGATCTTCTTCCGGCTCTGTGTCTGTTCCTTCTGTTTTCCGCTTTTCTTCCCTGGCGATCTCCTGTTCAATCTCCTTCACCACGCTGGAGACGGCCTGCCCCTCGAGGGGATCCTTCTTTTCCGTCCCC comes from the Eubacteriaceae bacterium Marseille-Q4139 genome and includes:
- a CDS encoding anaerobic ribonucleoside-triphosphate reductase activating protein, which codes for MKICGLQKTTLLDFPGHVAATIFTGGCNFRCPFCHNSDLLGNDAPAAFTDSEVLDFLKRRRGILEGVAITGGEPTLQPDLLPFMEEVRRLGYQIKLDTNGCRPQVLKEICAAGLADYVAMDIKTCKERYPQVAGVPSIDMGKIEESVDFLKQGTVPYEFRTTVVRELHSAADFEKIGPWIEGCPSYYLQNFVDSGNVLNPVYTSYGKEELLSFLEIVRPFVGHAELRGIDY